A section of the Labrus mixtus chromosome 15, fLabMix1.1, whole genome shotgun sequence genome encodes:
- the tspy gene encoding testis specific protein Y-linked isoform X1, whose product MSELTGCTQSADSASRKRCPSPDQDEGSAIPSKSAKVSDAPDAARVSSETCKNSEAESKETAGSQSKEREKESAAAVQKDQSSDGANGTSSLPVNNSSTDASNSEKPESSDAPMGSAGGKKNAAKTEPSKSSIPLEQTDSAAIAAAEALASLTGGDGEDSRETPCSSEKVKPAKQGSKFKQRGAHQSSRVGSRTQAAAADSSTSVHSTDREDADDMQEAEEGDESISGSSSTPSSSFPSDNEDNDDGECAIVSVKMAPEMRQSVALLAQVQMRLEALEKKGARLHQKLELKISRQRRPQLDQRSSIMKTIPGFWVTALLNHPHLSAHIDETDEDALSYMTDLEIESFKNNKLGYRIRFHFRRNPYFQNNIIMKELHLGMGGSPMSFSNPILWHRGHNLTAHSEPRKSSHGVYQTFFSWFGDHSNPGQDDVAQILKDDLFRDPLRYYLTPLWEPRENGSGGSGARAADNGNGDDCVVISDSDEEPGEDAGEAEQGHSREEEEEEEEDEEEAAEEEEEEEKGPSADESPEEGEEDDAGELVIDGSDDSEQDEEEEA is encoded by the exons ATGAGTGAACTGACGGGCTGCACACAGTCCGCTGACTCTGCGTCGAGGAAACGGTGTCCATCACCCGACCAGGATGAGGGCAGCGCGATTCCCAGCAAGTCGGCAAAAGTAAGTGACGCACCAGACGCGGCGCGGGTGAGTTCAGAAACTTGCAAAAACAGTGAAGCCGAGAGTAAAGAAACAGCTGGAAGCCAGtcgaaagagagggagaaggagtcAGCAGCAGCCGTGCAGAAGGATCAGAGTTCAGACGGTGCAAATGGCACCAGCTCACTGCCTGTCAACAACTCCAGCACGGATGCCAGCAACTCAGAGAAGCCAGAGTCATCAGATGCACCCATGGGGTCTGCAGGTGGAAAGAAAAACGCAGCCAAGACAGAGCCCTCGAAGTCCTCGATTCCTCTGGAGCAAACCGACTCAGCAGCCATAGCAGCCGCTGAAGCACTTGCCAGTCtcacaggaggagacggagaggaCAGTCGAGAGACCCCTTGCTCATCTGAGAAGGTGAAGCCGGCGAAACAGGGGAGCAAATTCAAACAACGCGGGGCCCACCAGTCCTCAAGAGTGGGCTCTCGGACACAGGCGGCCGCTGCGGACAGCTCCACATCCGTGCACAGCACCGACAGGGAAGACGCAGACGATATGCAAGAAGCGGAGGAAGGCGACGAATCGATATCGGGTTCGTCCTCCACCCCGAGCTCCTCGTTCCCGTCGGACAACGAGGACAACGACGACGGGGAGTGCGCCATCGTGTCGGTGAAGATGGCCCCGGAGATGAGGCAGTCCGTGGCTCTCCTGGCACAGGTGCAGATGAGGCTGGAGGCCCTTGAGAAAAAAGGCGCCCGGCTTCACCAGAAGCTGGAGTTGAAGATCAGTCGTCAGCGGCGCCCGCAGTTGGATCAGCGCAGCTCCATCATGAAAACCATCCCTGGCTTCTGGGTGACGGCT CTGTTGAACCATCCACATCTTTCAGCACACATTGACGAGACCGATGAAGACGCTCTCAGCTACATGACGGATCTCGAG attgAGTCGTTCAAGAATAACAAACTCGGCTACAGGATCCGCTTCCACTTCAGACGAAACCCATACTTCCAGAACAACATCATCATGAAGGAGCTTCACCTTGGGATGGGag GATCTCCCATGTCCTTCTCCAACCCAATCCTCTGGCATCGTGGACACAACCTGACGGCCCACAGTGAACCCAGGAAGTCGTCACACGGTGTTTACCAGACCTTTTTCAGCTGGTTCGGTGACCATAGCAACCCAGGACAAGATGATGTAGCACAG ATTCTTAAGGACGACCTGTTCAGAGACCCTCTGAGATACTACCTCACTCCACTGTGGGAACCGAGGGAGAACGGCAG TGGTGGCAGCGGGGCCAGAGCAGCTGACAACGGTAATGGAGACGATTGTGTCGTGATCTCTGACTCGGATGAGGAGCCCGGGGAGGACGCTGGGGAGGCTGAACAAGGTCACAgtcgggaggaggaggaggaggaagaggaggatgaagaggaggcggcggaggaagaagaagaggaggagaaagggcCAAGCGCTG ATGAGAGCCcagaggagggcgaggaggatGATGCTGGAGAACTTGTGATCGACG GCTCTGATGACAGCGAacaggacgaagaggaggaggcctga
- the tspy gene encoding testis specific protein Y-linked isoform X2, whose protein sequence is MSELTGCTQSADSASRKRCPSPDQDEGSAIPSKSAKVSDAPDAARVSSETCKNSEAESKETAGSQSKEREKESAAAVQKDQSSDGANGTSSLPVNNSSTDASNSEKPESSDAPMGSAGGKKNAAKTEPSKSSIPLEQTDSAAIAAAEALASLTGGDGEDSRETPCSSEKVKPAKQGSKFKQRGAHQSSRVGSRTQAAAADSSTSVHSTDREDADDMQEAEEGDESISGSSSTPSSSFPSDNEDNDDGECAIVSVKMAPEMRQSVALLAQVQMRLEALEKKGARLHQKLELKISRQRRPQLDQRSSIMKTIPGFWVTALLNHPHLSAHIDETDEDALSYMTDLEIESFKNNKLGYRIRFHFRRNPYFQNNIIMKELHLGMGGSPMSFSNPILWHRGHNLTAHSEPRKSSHGVYQTFFSWFGDHSNPGQDDVAQILKDDLFRDPLRYYLTPLWEPRENGSGGSGARAADNGNGDDCVVISDSDEEPGEDAGEAEQGHSREEEEEEEEDEEEAAEEEEEEEKGPSAGSDDSEQDEEEEA, encoded by the exons ATGAGTGAACTGACGGGCTGCACACAGTCCGCTGACTCTGCGTCGAGGAAACGGTGTCCATCACCCGACCAGGATGAGGGCAGCGCGATTCCCAGCAAGTCGGCAAAAGTAAGTGACGCACCAGACGCGGCGCGGGTGAGTTCAGAAACTTGCAAAAACAGTGAAGCCGAGAGTAAAGAAACAGCTGGAAGCCAGtcgaaagagagggagaaggagtcAGCAGCAGCCGTGCAGAAGGATCAGAGTTCAGACGGTGCAAATGGCACCAGCTCACTGCCTGTCAACAACTCCAGCACGGATGCCAGCAACTCAGAGAAGCCAGAGTCATCAGATGCACCCATGGGGTCTGCAGGTGGAAAGAAAAACGCAGCCAAGACAGAGCCCTCGAAGTCCTCGATTCCTCTGGAGCAAACCGACTCAGCAGCCATAGCAGCCGCTGAAGCACTTGCCAGTCtcacaggaggagacggagaggaCAGTCGAGAGACCCCTTGCTCATCTGAGAAGGTGAAGCCGGCGAAACAGGGGAGCAAATTCAAACAACGCGGGGCCCACCAGTCCTCAAGAGTGGGCTCTCGGACACAGGCGGCCGCTGCGGACAGCTCCACATCCGTGCACAGCACCGACAGGGAAGACGCAGACGATATGCAAGAAGCGGAGGAAGGCGACGAATCGATATCGGGTTCGTCCTCCACCCCGAGCTCCTCGTTCCCGTCGGACAACGAGGACAACGACGACGGGGAGTGCGCCATCGTGTCGGTGAAGATGGCCCCGGAGATGAGGCAGTCCGTGGCTCTCCTGGCACAGGTGCAGATGAGGCTGGAGGCCCTTGAGAAAAAAGGCGCCCGGCTTCACCAGAAGCTGGAGTTGAAGATCAGTCGTCAGCGGCGCCCGCAGTTGGATCAGCGCAGCTCCATCATGAAAACCATCCCTGGCTTCTGGGTGACGGCT CTGTTGAACCATCCACATCTTTCAGCACACATTGACGAGACCGATGAAGACGCTCTCAGCTACATGACGGATCTCGAG attgAGTCGTTCAAGAATAACAAACTCGGCTACAGGATCCGCTTCCACTTCAGACGAAACCCATACTTCCAGAACAACATCATCATGAAGGAGCTTCACCTTGGGATGGGag GATCTCCCATGTCCTTCTCCAACCCAATCCTCTGGCATCGTGGACACAACCTGACGGCCCACAGTGAACCCAGGAAGTCGTCACACGGTGTTTACCAGACCTTTTTCAGCTGGTTCGGTGACCATAGCAACCCAGGACAAGATGATGTAGCACAG ATTCTTAAGGACGACCTGTTCAGAGACCCTCTGAGATACTACCTCACTCCACTGTGGGAACCGAGGGAGAACGGCAG TGGTGGCAGCGGGGCCAGAGCAGCTGACAACGGTAATGGAGACGATTGTGTCGTGATCTCTGACTCGGATGAGGAGCCCGGGGAGGACGCTGGGGAGGCTGAACAAGGTCACAgtcgggaggaggaggaggaggaagaggaggatgaagaggaggcggcggaggaagaagaagaggaggagaaagggcCAAGCGCTG GCTCTGATGACAGCGAacaggacgaagaggaggaggcctga
- the si:ch211-167b20.8 gene encoding protein phosphatase 1 regulatory subunit 3A isoform X2, whose protein sequence is MCVAKMSFLTIPSQEGLFTAIKTGRSAEAAESRSHTDNVVNDVEDEDEDDEDDDDAENVRLIPRCSPVPRKRGASIHDETAEYMRIHLTLSAGKRVSFADTTGGDLVDVKEFVAFDSEDEEDSGRWEEEEAKYRKPWREPSYSVHPEFNAPADSALLQAVHTKKVEVEQMSPVEDEPLAFSGVIRVLNISFHKAVYIRSTLDNWATYFDHPAEYVPGSNDGDTDQFSFKLSFAPPYITHGSRIEFVVRYETSEGDFWANNSSLNYVVTLLLSYEEDSADTNRDMQHVRGILKPPKAYSMDDVFDAEDEQEKEEEDAGTSTCGCDRPTAVCPIIVQPEIDIEIAVHPSGPSVPPNQELPSVDGTLSAHSVSPGEQFPCTSSETTLQTNSSFVLYASESVRPNKSQPLHGLKCELGEGTSEQQSVPSAQLPSPQQESGRRSDSSQDGKEEIPPSEASCLQPPTAETRLTTGEDRWNNSPESRAGLELCAEFVSPSEREVAVGLSELVAGISDGSSWSTSHHEVCTPALYSAVAETQARLGAEGGAPPPPELRENPSVSAGVTEVSQNSALQSVSAWEEKEDTTQISPDTLLEDPPNTLSEVFKQQTEFDVNTILMPSVVFLSGVVSLLIVLQEPSALFVFGLFLVLYRL, encoded by the exons ATGTGTGTtgcaaaaatgtcttttttaaccATACCGAGCCAAGAGGGACTTTTTACTGCGATTAAAACGGGAAGGTCAGCAGAGGCGGCAGAAAGTAGGTCCCACACAGACAACGTGGTTAACGATGTTGAGgacgaggatgaggatgatgaagacGACGACGACGCCGAGAATGTCCGTCTCATCCCGAGGTGCTCCCCGGTGCCCAGGAAACGAGGCGCATCCATCCACGACGAGACAGCCGAGTACATGCGGATCCACTTGACgctgtctgcaggtaaacgagTGTCGTTCGCGGACACAACAGGTGGGGACCTGGTGGATGTGAAGGAATTCGTTGCCTTTGATTCGGAGGATGAAGAGGATAGTGGGAggtgggaggaagaggaggcgaaGTATCGAAAGCCGTGGAGAGAACCAAGCTACTCTGTGCACCCAGAGTTCAACGCGCCAGCCGACAGTGCCCTGCTGCAGGCTGTGCACACTAAGAAAGTGGAGGTTGAGCAGATGTCTCCAGTGGAGGATGAGCCACTCGCCTTCAGTGGGGTAATACGTGTCCTGAACATCTCCTTCCACAAAGCAGTTTACATCAGATCGACCCTGGACAACTGGGCCACTTACTTTGATCATCCAGCAGAGTACGTCCCGGGATCCAATGATGGGGACACCGATCAGTTCTCCTTCAAGCTGTCTTTTGCACCACCTTACATCACACACGGCTCTCGCATCGAGTTTGTCGTTCGCTATGAAACCTCTGAAGGGGACTTCTGGGCCAATAACTCCTCTTTGAATTATGTGGTGACTCTGCTCTTGTCCTATGAAGAGGATTCAGcggacacaaacagagacatgcaACACGTAAGGGGTATCCTGAAACCTCCAAAAGCTTACAG taTGGATGATGTCTTTGATGCAGAAGATGAGCAGGAAAAGGAAGAAG AAGATGCAGGGACCTCCACGTGTGGATGTGACAGACCTACAGCTGTCTGTCCAATCATAGTACAGCCGGAGATCGACATTGAG ATTGCAGTTCACCCATCTGGTCCCTCTGTCCCACCCAACCAGGAGCTTCCATCTGTCGATGGCACGCTGTCCGCTCACTCTGTATCCCCAGGTGAACAATTCCCCTGTACGTCTTCCGAAACCACGCTTCAAACTAATTCATCCTTTGTACTCTATGCCAGCGAATCAGTACGGCCAAATAAGTCACAGCCTTTACACGGACTCAAGTGCGAATTAGGCGAAGGAACGTCAGAGCAGCAAAGTGTTCCCTCTGCTCAGCTGCCCTCTCCACAACAAGAGTCAGGGCGGAGATCAGACAGCTCCCAGGATGGCAAAGAGGAGATCCCTCCATCAGAGGCCTCATGTTTGCAACCTCCAACTGCAGAGACGAGGCTGACAACAGGAGAGGACAGGTGGAACAACAGCCCAGAAAGTCGTGCTGGCCTTGAGCTTTGTGCTGAATTTGTCTCTCCTTCTGAGCGAGAGGTTGCAGTGGGATTGAGTGAACTTGTTGCAGGAATATCAGACGGTTCCAGCTGGTCCACCTCGCATCATGAAGTCTGTACACCTGCACTTTACTCTGCTGTGGCAGAGACTCAGGCACGTCTGGGAGCAGAAGGTGGAGCTCCACCACCACCTGAACTCAGAGAGAACCCCTCAGTGAGTGCAGGTGTCACTGAGGTGAGCCAAAACTCAGCTCTTCAGTCAGTCTCTGCCTGGGAAGAGAAGGAAGATACAACCCAGATTTCCCCTGACACGTTATTAGAGGATCCACCAAACACGCTGTCAGAGGTTTTCAAGCAGCAGACTGAGTTTGACGTTAACACAATTCTGATGCCATCCGTCGTCTTTTTAAGTGGAGTTGTCTCTCTTCTGATAGTGTTGCAGGAACCCAGCGCCCTCTTCGTCTTTGGACTATTTTTGGTCTTGTACCGTTTGTGA
- the si:ch211-167b20.8 gene encoding protein phosphatase 1 regulatory subunit 3A isoform X4, with translation MCVAKMSFLTIPSQEGLFTAIKTGRSAEAAESRSHTDNVVNDVEDEDEDDEDDDDAENVRLIPRCSPVPRKRGASIHDETAEYMRIHLTLSAGKRVSFADTTGGDLVDVKEFVAFDSEDEEDSGRWEEEEAKYRKPWREPSYSVHPEFNAPADSALLQAVHTKKVEVEQMSPVEDEPLAFSGVIRVLNISFHKAVYIRSTLDNWATYFDHPAEYVPGSNDGDTDQFSFKLSFAPPYITHGSRIEFVVRYETSEGDFWANNSSLNYVVTLLLSYEEDSADTNRDMQHVRGILKPPKAYSMDDVFDAEDEQEKEEEDAGTSTCGCDRPTAVCPIIVQPEIDIELIEASAST, from the exons ATGTGTGTtgcaaaaatgtcttttttaaccATACCGAGCCAAGAGGGACTTTTTACTGCGATTAAAACGGGAAGGTCAGCAGAGGCGGCAGAAAGTAGGTCCCACACAGACAACGTGGTTAACGATGTTGAGgacgaggatgaggatgatgaagacGACGACGACGCCGAGAATGTCCGTCTCATCCCGAGGTGCTCCCCGGTGCCCAGGAAACGAGGCGCATCCATCCACGACGAGACAGCCGAGTACATGCGGATCCACTTGACgctgtctgcaggtaaacgagTGTCGTTCGCGGACACAACAGGTGGGGACCTGGTGGATGTGAAGGAATTCGTTGCCTTTGATTCGGAGGATGAAGAGGATAGTGGGAggtgggaggaagaggaggcgaaGTATCGAAAGCCGTGGAGAGAACCAAGCTACTCTGTGCACCCAGAGTTCAACGCGCCAGCCGACAGTGCCCTGCTGCAGGCTGTGCACACTAAGAAAGTGGAGGTTGAGCAGATGTCTCCAGTGGAGGATGAGCCACTCGCCTTCAGTGGGGTAATACGTGTCCTGAACATCTCCTTCCACAAAGCAGTTTACATCAGATCGACCCTGGACAACTGGGCCACTTACTTTGATCATCCAGCAGAGTACGTCCCGGGATCCAATGATGGGGACACCGATCAGTTCTCCTTCAAGCTGTCTTTTGCACCACCTTACATCACACACGGCTCTCGCATCGAGTTTGTCGTTCGCTATGAAACCTCTGAAGGGGACTTCTGGGCCAATAACTCCTCTTTGAATTATGTGGTGACTCTGCTCTTGTCCTATGAAGAGGATTCAGcggacacaaacagagacatgcaACACGTAAGGGGTATCCTGAAACCTCCAAAAGCTTACAG taTGGATGATGTCTTTGATGCAGAAGATGAGCAGGAAAAGGAAGAAG AAGATGCAGGGACCTCCACGTGTGGATGTGACAGACCTACAGCTGTCTGTCCAATCATAGTACAGCCGGAGATCGACATTGAG CTCATTGAAGCTTCAGCATCAACCTAG
- the si:ch211-167b20.8 gene encoding protein phosphatase 1 regulatory subunit 3A isoform X1, giving the protein MCVAKMSFLTIPSQEGLFTAIKTGRSAEAAESRSHTDNVVNDVEDEDEDDEDDDDAENVRLIPRCSPVPRKRGASIHDETAEYMRIHLTLSAGKRVSFADTTGGDLVDVKEFVAFDSEDEEDSGRWEEEEAKYRKPWREPSYSVHPEFNAPADSALLQAVHTKKVEVEQMSPVEDEPLAFSGVIRVLNISFHKAVYIRSTLDNWATYFDHPAEYVPGSNDGDTDQFSFKLSFAPPYITHGSRIEFVVRYETSEGDFWANNSSLNYVVTLLLSYEEDSADTNRDMQHVRGILKPPKAYSMDDVFDAEDEQEKEEAEDAGTSTCGCDRPTAVCPIIVQPEIDIEIAVHPSGPSVPPNQELPSVDGTLSAHSVSPGEQFPCTSSETTLQTNSSFVLYASESVRPNKSQPLHGLKCELGEGTSEQQSVPSAQLPSPQQESGRRSDSSQDGKEEIPPSEASCLQPPTAETRLTTGEDRWNNSPESRAGLELCAEFVSPSEREVAVGLSELVAGISDGSSWSTSHHEVCTPALYSAVAETQARLGAEGGAPPPPELRENPSVSAGVTEVSQNSALQSVSAWEEKEDTTQISPDTLLEDPPNTLSEVFKQQTEFDVNTILMPSVVFLSGVVSLLIVLQEPSALFVFGLFLVLYRL; this is encoded by the exons ATGTGTGTtgcaaaaatgtcttttttaaccATACCGAGCCAAGAGGGACTTTTTACTGCGATTAAAACGGGAAGGTCAGCAGAGGCGGCAGAAAGTAGGTCCCACACAGACAACGTGGTTAACGATGTTGAGgacgaggatgaggatgatgaagacGACGACGACGCCGAGAATGTCCGTCTCATCCCGAGGTGCTCCCCGGTGCCCAGGAAACGAGGCGCATCCATCCACGACGAGACAGCCGAGTACATGCGGATCCACTTGACgctgtctgcaggtaaacgagTGTCGTTCGCGGACACAACAGGTGGGGACCTGGTGGATGTGAAGGAATTCGTTGCCTTTGATTCGGAGGATGAAGAGGATAGTGGGAggtgggaggaagaggaggcgaaGTATCGAAAGCCGTGGAGAGAACCAAGCTACTCTGTGCACCCAGAGTTCAACGCGCCAGCCGACAGTGCCCTGCTGCAGGCTGTGCACACTAAGAAAGTGGAGGTTGAGCAGATGTCTCCAGTGGAGGATGAGCCACTCGCCTTCAGTGGGGTAATACGTGTCCTGAACATCTCCTTCCACAAAGCAGTTTACATCAGATCGACCCTGGACAACTGGGCCACTTACTTTGATCATCCAGCAGAGTACGTCCCGGGATCCAATGATGGGGACACCGATCAGTTCTCCTTCAAGCTGTCTTTTGCACCACCTTACATCACACACGGCTCTCGCATCGAGTTTGTCGTTCGCTATGAAACCTCTGAAGGGGACTTCTGGGCCAATAACTCCTCTTTGAATTATGTGGTGACTCTGCTCTTGTCCTATGAAGAGGATTCAGcggacacaaacagagacatgcaACACGTAAGGGGTATCCTGAAACCTCCAAAAGCTTACAG taTGGATGATGTCTTTGATGCAGAAGATGAGCAGGAAAAGGAAGAAG CAGAAGATGCAGGGACCTCCACGTGTGGATGTGACAGACCTACAGCTGTCTGTCCAATCATAGTACAGCCGGAGATCGACATTGAG ATTGCAGTTCACCCATCTGGTCCCTCTGTCCCACCCAACCAGGAGCTTCCATCTGTCGATGGCACGCTGTCCGCTCACTCTGTATCCCCAGGTGAACAATTCCCCTGTACGTCTTCCGAAACCACGCTTCAAACTAATTCATCCTTTGTACTCTATGCCAGCGAATCAGTACGGCCAAATAAGTCACAGCCTTTACACGGACTCAAGTGCGAATTAGGCGAAGGAACGTCAGAGCAGCAAAGTGTTCCCTCTGCTCAGCTGCCCTCTCCACAACAAGAGTCAGGGCGGAGATCAGACAGCTCCCAGGATGGCAAAGAGGAGATCCCTCCATCAGAGGCCTCATGTTTGCAACCTCCAACTGCAGAGACGAGGCTGACAACAGGAGAGGACAGGTGGAACAACAGCCCAGAAAGTCGTGCTGGCCTTGAGCTTTGTGCTGAATTTGTCTCTCCTTCTGAGCGAGAGGTTGCAGTGGGATTGAGTGAACTTGTTGCAGGAATATCAGACGGTTCCAGCTGGTCCACCTCGCATCATGAAGTCTGTACACCTGCACTTTACTCTGCTGTGGCAGAGACTCAGGCACGTCTGGGAGCAGAAGGTGGAGCTCCACCACCACCTGAACTCAGAGAGAACCCCTCAGTGAGTGCAGGTGTCACTGAGGTGAGCCAAAACTCAGCTCTTCAGTCAGTCTCTGCCTGGGAAGAGAAGGAAGATACAACCCAGATTTCCCCTGACACGTTATTAGAGGATCCACCAAACACGCTGTCAGAGGTTTTCAAGCAGCAGACTGAGTTTGACGTTAACACAATTCTGATGCCATCCGTCGTCTTTTTAAGTGGAGTTGTCTCTCTTCTGATAGTGTTGCAGGAACCCAGCGCCCTCTTCGTCTTTGGACTATTTTTGGTCTTGTACCGTTTGTGA
- the si:ch211-167b20.8 gene encoding protein phosphatase 1 regulatory subunit 3A isoform X3: MCVAKMSFLTIPSQEGLFTAIKTGRSAEAAESRSHTDNVVNDVEDEDEDDEDDDDAENVRLIPRCSPVPRKRGASIHDETAEYMRIHLTLSAGKRVSFADTTGGDLVDVKEFVAFDSEDEEDSGRWEEEEAKYRKPWREPSYSVHPEFNAPADSALLQAVHTKKVEVEQMSPVEDEPLAFSGVIRVLNISFHKAVYIRSTLDNWATYFDHPAEYVPGSNDGDTDQFSFKLSFAPPYITHGSRIEFVVRYETSEGDFWANNSSLNYVVTLLLSYEEDSADTNRDMQHVRGILKPPKAYSMDDVFDAEDEQEKEEAEDAGTSTCGCDRPTAVCPIIVQPEIDIELIEASAST; encoded by the exons ATGTGTGTtgcaaaaatgtcttttttaaccATACCGAGCCAAGAGGGACTTTTTACTGCGATTAAAACGGGAAGGTCAGCAGAGGCGGCAGAAAGTAGGTCCCACACAGACAACGTGGTTAACGATGTTGAGgacgaggatgaggatgatgaagacGACGACGACGCCGAGAATGTCCGTCTCATCCCGAGGTGCTCCCCGGTGCCCAGGAAACGAGGCGCATCCATCCACGACGAGACAGCCGAGTACATGCGGATCCACTTGACgctgtctgcaggtaaacgagTGTCGTTCGCGGACACAACAGGTGGGGACCTGGTGGATGTGAAGGAATTCGTTGCCTTTGATTCGGAGGATGAAGAGGATAGTGGGAggtgggaggaagaggaggcgaaGTATCGAAAGCCGTGGAGAGAACCAAGCTACTCTGTGCACCCAGAGTTCAACGCGCCAGCCGACAGTGCCCTGCTGCAGGCTGTGCACACTAAGAAAGTGGAGGTTGAGCAGATGTCTCCAGTGGAGGATGAGCCACTCGCCTTCAGTGGGGTAATACGTGTCCTGAACATCTCCTTCCACAAAGCAGTTTACATCAGATCGACCCTGGACAACTGGGCCACTTACTTTGATCATCCAGCAGAGTACGTCCCGGGATCCAATGATGGGGACACCGATCAGTTCTCCTTCAAGCTGTCTTTTGCACCACCTTACATCACACACGGCTCTCGCATCGAGTTTGTCGTTCGCTATGAAACCTCTGAAGGGGACTTCTGGGCCAATAACTCCTCTTTGAATTATGTGGTGACTCTGCTCTTGTCCTATGAAGAGGATTCAGcggacacaaacagagacatgcaACACGTAAGGGGTATCCTGAAACCTCCAAAAGCTTACAG taTGGATGATGTCTTTGATGCAGAAGATGAGCAGGAAAAGGAAGAAG CAGAAGATGCAGGGACCTCCACGTGTGGATGTGACAGACCTACAGCTGTCTGTCCAATCATAGTACAGCCGGAGATCGACATTGAG CTCATTGAAGCTTCAGCATCAACCTAG
- the LOC132989838 gene encoding probable G-protein coupled receptor 173: MANQTFAIDGPGSLLAVLASQSGLARGGGSSSSSSSGRDGSSNSGGISATDVSAYFKLVFLGLIICVSLVGNLLVSLLVLRDRTLHKAPYFFLLDLCLADAVRSAACFPFVLVSVHNSSAWTYSALSCKVVAFMAVLFCFHAAFMLFCVAVTRYLAIAHHRFYAKRMTIWTCAAIICMVWTLAVAMAFPPVFDVGTYKFIRDEDQCIFEHRYLKTNDTLGFMLMLAVVVLATHGFYAKLLLFEYRHRKMKPVQLVPAISQNWTFHGPGATGQAAANWIAGFGRGPMPPTLLGIRQNLHNQHRRLLGMEEVRSERRLGRMFYTITLLFLVLWAPYIVACFWRVFVKSCTIPHRYLSITVWMSFAQAGVNPIFCLLLNEDLRKVLRAHLPTYWRTKQHLPQDEAYCIM; the protein is encoded by the coding sequence ATGGCTAACCAGACCTTTGCCATCGACGGCCCCGGCAGTTTGCTGGCCGTTCTGGCCTCGCAGAGCGGACTGGCAAgaggcggcggcagcagcagcagcagcagcagcggcagggACGGCAGCAGCAACAGTGGAGGAATCTCTGCCACAGATGTGTCCGCCTACTTTAAGCTGGTCTTCTTGGGTCTGATCATCTGTGTCAGCCTCGTGGGCAACCTCTTGGTCTCCCTGCTGGTCCTACGAGACAGGACACTTCACAAGGCGCCGTACTTTTTTCTCCTGGACCTGTGCCTGGCCGATGCGGTCCGCTCCGCCGCCTGCTTCCCCTTCGTGCTGGTCTCCGTACACAACAGCTCGGCCTGGACTTACAGCGCCTTGAGCTGTAAAGTTGTGGCTTTTATGGCCGTGCTGTTTTGCTTTCACGCTGCCTTCATGCTGTTTTGCGTGGCCGTCACCCGCTACCTTGCCATCGCCCACCATCGGTTCTACGCCAAGCGCATGACCATCTGGACCTGCGCCGCCATCATTTGCATGGTGTGGACTCTGGCCGTTGCCATGGCGTTCCCACCTGTCTTTGACGTGGGGACGTACAAGTTCATCCGCGACGAGGATCAGTGCATTTTCGAACACCGCTACCTGAAGACCAATGACACCCTGGGCttcatgctaatgctagctgtgGTGGTCCTCGCCACGCACGGGTTCTACGCCAAGCTGCTTCTGTTTGAGTACCGGCACCGCAAGATGAAACCGGTCCAGCTGGTGCCGGCTATCAGCCAGAACTGGACCTTCCATGGTCCTGGAGCCACAGGTCAAGCCGCGGCCAATTGGATTGCGGGATTCGGTCGTGGTCCCATGCCGCCCACTCTGTTGGGCATCAGGCAGAATCTACACAATCAACACCGGCGGCTGCTCGGGATGGAGGAGGTCAGGTCCGAGCGAAGGCTGGGCAGGATGTTCTACACCATCACCCTGCTCTTCCTGGTCCTCTGGGCTCCCTACATCGTGGCGTGCTTCTGGAGGGTGTTCGTCAAGTCCTGCACCATCCCTCACAGGTACCTCTCCATCACGGTGTGGATGAGCTTCGCCCAAGCCGGAGTGAACCCCATCTTCTGCCTCCTGCTCAATGAGGACCTGAGGAAAGTGCTGAGA